In Thioalkalivibrio sp. XN279, a single window of DNA contains:
- a CDS encoding NAD(P)H-hydrate dehydratase — MSAMPRELWTAAQVRELDRRAIETHGIAGRELMERAGRAALDALLQRWPAARDVAVLCGGGNNAGDGYVLARRAMQCGLAARVVGLAAPETLRGDAAAACADYLAAGGVIEPWAGDGPLPGDGPLVDGLLGTGLDRTLEGRYAQVVEAVNADGRPVLALDIPTGLHADTGRILGVAVRATVTVCFIGLKLGLFTGRGRACAGEVLFADLDVPQRLEAGLEPAARRLEPACLGEWLRPRERDAHKGRFGHVLVVGGDHGMGGAALLAGRAALRSGAGLVSVATRPAHAAAMFAAQPELMCRGVEGPRELEPLLERATVLVAGPGLGRSGWAQELLAVALDSGLPCILDADALNLLSEHPRRISRGVLTPHPGEAARLLDSTAAEVEADRPAALRALQSRFGGVVLLKGAGTLVAGAGPVPWLCGAGNPGMASGGMGDVLSGLIGGLAAQLQDLERAACAGVLVHALAADDAAAHGERGLAAGDLLQHVRPWVNPRAAHPPA; from the coding sequence ATGTCAGCCATGCCCCGGGAACTGTGGACCGCCGCGCAGGTGCGCGAGCTCGATCGCCGTGCCATCGAGACGCATGGCATTGCGGGGCGGGAACTCATGGAACGCGCGGGCCGCGCGGCATTGGATGCGCTGCTGCAGCGCTGGCCGGCGGCACGGGATGTGGCTGTGCTGTGCGGTGGCGGCAACAACGCGGGGGACGGCTACGTGCTGGCGCGCCGCGCCATGCAATGCGGCCTGGCCGCACGGGTGGTCGGGTTGGCGGCGCCGGAGACGCTGCGGGGCGACGCCGCGGCGGCCTGCGCGGACTACCTGGCGGCTGGCGGCGTCATCGAGCCCTGGGCGGGTGACGGACCTCTGCCCGGCGACGGGCCGCTGGTGGACGGCCTGCTCGGCACCGGGCTCGACCGGACGCTGGAAGGTCGCTATGCGCAGGTCGTGGAGGCGGTGAACGCCGACGGGCGTCCGGTGCTGGCGCTGGATATCCCGACCGGCCTGCATGCGGACACCGGGCGCATACTCGGCGTGGCCGTGCGCGCGACGGTCACGGTCTGTTTCATCGGTCTCAAGCTGGGATTGTTCACCGGGCGCGGCCGCGCCTGCGCCGGCGAGGTGCTGTTTGCCGATCTCGACGTGCCGCAGCGACTCGAGGCGGGGCTGGAGCCAGCCGCGCGCCGGCTCGAACCCGCCTGCCTCGGCGAGTGGCTCAGGCCGCGGGAGCGCGACGCCCACAAGGGCCGGTTCGGCCACGTGCTGGTCGTCGGGGGCGACCATGGCATGGGCGGGGCCGCGCTGCTCGCCGGCCGCGCCGCGCTGCGCAGCGGCGCCGGCCTGGTCAGCGTGGCCACGCGGCCCGCTCACGCCGCAGCCATGTTCGCTGCCCAGCCCGAGCTGATGTGCCGGGGCGTGGAGGGACCGCGCGAGCTCGAACCGCTGCTGGAGCGTGCCACCGTGCTCGTCGCCGGGCCGGGCCTGGGTCGCTCGGGATGGGCGCAGGAGCTGCTGGCCGTCGCGCTGGACAGCGGCCTGCCCTGCATTCTCGACGCCGACGCACTGAACCTGCTCTCCGAGCATCCGCGCCGCATCTCCCGCGGGGTCCTGACGCCGCACCCCGGCGAGGCCGCGCGGCTGCTGGACAGCACTGCCGCCGAGGTCGAGGCCGACCGGCCCGCGGCGTTGCGTGCCCTGCAGTCGCGTTTCGGCGGCGTCGTGTTGCTGAAAGGCGCCGGTACGCTGGTGGCTGGTGCCGGACCCGTGCCCTGGCTGTGCGGCGCCGGCAATCCCGGCATGGCGAGCGGCGGCATGGGCGATGTGCTCAGCGGGCTCATCGGCGGGCTCGCGGCGCAGCTCCAGGACCTGGAGCGCGCCGCCTGCGCCGGGGTCCTGGTGCATGCCCTGGCCGCCGATGACGCCGCCGCACACGGCGAGCGCGGACTCGCGGCCGGTGACCTGCTGCAACATGTCCGGCCCTGGGTCAACCCGCGTGCTGCGCATCCACCTGCCTGA
- the queG gene encoding tRNA epoxyqueuosine(34) reductase QueG: MESLVRQVKDWGRELGFGAVGVARAPLPDDEAWLKRWLALGRHGGMAWMARHGTRRSRPAELLPGTVTVISVRMDYLPPDATPPEQVLSDPGLAYVSRYALGRDYHKVLRKRLQQLADRMTAAVGPFGYRVFTDSAPVLEKALARDAGLGWIGKHTNLLARDAGSWFFLGEIYTDLPLPADAPPGAHCGSCTACIDACPTAAIVAPYELDARRCISYLTIEHDGAIPEEFRAAMGNRIYGCDDCQLVCPWNRYAQAAASPDFKVRAGLDAPVLAELFGWSEEEFLARMEGSAIRRIGYQRWLRNIAVALGNAAPDAAARQALECRRHDPSPLLREHVAWALERHAAAGER, encoded by the coding sequence ATGGAGAGTCTGGTCCGGCAGGTCAAGGACTGGGGCCGCGAGCTCGGCTTCGGCGCGGTCGGCGTCGCGCGTGCGCCGCTGCCCGACGACGAGGCCTGGCTGAAGCGCTGGCTGGCGCTCGGGCGCCATGGCGGCATGGCGTGGATGGCGCGCCACGGCACACGCCGCAGCCGCCCGGCAGAGCTGCTGCCGGGCACCGTGACCGTGATCTCCGTCCGCATGGACTACCTGCCGCCGGACGCAACGCCGCCGGAGCAGGTGCTGTCAGACCCGGGCCTGGCCTACGTCTCGCGTTACGCCCTCGGCCGGGACTACCACAAGGTGTTGCGCAAACGGCTGCAACAACTCGCGGACCGCATGACTGCGGCGGTCGGCCCCTTCGGCTACCGCGTGTTCACCGACAGCGCCCCGGTGCTGGAAAAAGCCCTGGCGCGCGACGCCGGGCTGGGATGGATCGGCAAGCACACCAACCTGCTCGCGCGCGACGCCGGCAGCTGGTTCTTTCTCGGCGAGATCTACACCGACTTGCCGCTCCCGGCCGATGCACCGCCCGGCGCCCACTGCGGCAGCTGCACCGCCTGCATCGACGCCTGCCCGACCGCGGCCATCGTCGCGCCCTACGAGCTGGATGCGCGCCGCTGTATCTCTTACCTCACCATCGAGCACGACGGGGCCATCCCCGAGGAATTTCGCGCCGCGATGGGCAACCGCATCTACGGCTGCGACGACTGCCAGCTGGTCTGCCCCTGGAACCGCTATGCGCAGGCTGCCGCCTCGCCCGACTTCAAGGTCCGCGCCGGACTCGACGCGCCGGTACTGGCGGAGCTGTTCGGCTGGTCGGAGGAAGAGTTCCTGGCGCGCATGGAGGGTTCGGCGATCCGACGTATCGGCTACCAGCGCTGGCTGCGGAACATTGCCGTGGCCCTGGGCAATGCGGCGCCCGACGCCGCCGCGCGGCAGGCACTGGAATGCCGCCGGCACGATCCCTCGCCGCTGCTGCGCGAACACGTGGCATGGGCCCTGGAGCGCCATGCCGCGGCAGGGGAGCGTTGA
- a CDS encoding diguanylate cyclase yields the protein MDFVDAPDIRHFLSGLQLFNGVDIRSVGPFLARTRRRDVRAGEVLLAPSTTNSRVFVILSGALEVRLGTLESEPLTVLQPGQCAGEMSIIEEKHPSAWVVAARDSHLMVIEQDILWRMINVSHAFARNLLVILSSRVRSDNQVILENAGILREFEKHAVTDALTDLHNRHWLENMFRRRLERCLKDETPTAMVMIDVDQFKKFNDRFGHVAGDRALRLVAETLRNHFRPGDMVARFGGDEFCILLPGADKEAARTCAERARWSVLKATDEDPGAPKVTLSAGVAEAEPGDTLEHLIARADDALYRAKIGGRNQIAI from the coding sequence TTGGACTTCGTCGATGCGCCTGACATCAGGCACTTCCTTTCCGGCCTGCAGTTGTTCAACGGCGTGGACATCCGCTCGGTCGGCCCCTTCCTGGCGCGCACCCGTCGCCGCGACGTGCGCGCCGGCGAGGTGCTGCTGGCGCCCTCCACCACCAACTCGCGCGTGTTCGTCATCCTCTCGGGTGCGCTCGAGGTCCGCCTGGGCACGCTGGAAAGCGAGCCGCTGACGGTCCTGCAACCGGGCCAGTGCGCCGGGGAAATGTCCATCATCGAGGAGAAACATCCCTCCGCCTGGGTGGTGGCGGCGCGCGACTCGCACCTCATGGTGATCGAGCAGGACATCCTCTGGCGCATGATCAACGTGTCGCACGCCTTCGCCCGCAACCTGCTGGTGATCCTGTCCTCGCGGGTGCGCTCCGACAACCAGGTCATCCTCGAGAACGCGGGCATCCTCAGGGAGTTCGAAAAGCACGCCGTGACGGACGCACTGACGGACCTGCACAACCGCCACTGGCTGGAGAACATGTTCCGGCGCCGGCTGGAGCGCTGCCTGAAGGACGAGACGCCGACCGCGATGGTGATGATCGACGTCGACCAGTTCAAGAAATTCAATGATCGCTTCGGGCACGTGGCCGGCGACCGCGCCTTGCGGCTGGTGGCCGAGACGCTGCGCAACCATTTCCGCCCCGGCGACATGGTGGCGCGGTTCGGCGGCGACGAGTTCTGCATCCTGCTGCCGGGCGCGGACAAGGAAGCAGCGCGGACCTGTGCCGAGCGCGCGCGCTGGTCTGTTCTCAAGGCGACCGACGAGGATCCCGGCGCCCCCAAGGTGACGCTGTCGGCGGGGGTCGCGGAGGCCGAGCCCGGGGATACGCTCGAGCACCTCATCGCGCGCGCGGACGACGCCCTGTACCGCGCCAAGATCGGCGGCAGGAACCAGATCGCGATCTAG
- the panD gene encoding aspartate 1-decarboxylase, whose protein sequence is MQLTLLKAKLHRACVTHAELDYEGSCAIDSDLLELAGIMEYEQIQIYNVTGGERFTTYAIRAEAGSRVISVNGAAAHKARPGDRVIICAYGGMSEQEARLHKPKLVYLDEDNRVTRTGDTIPVQAA, encoded by the coding sequence ATGCAGCTGACTTTGCTCAAGGCCAAGCTACACCGGGCCTGCGTGACTCACGCAGAGCTCGACTACGAGGGTTCGTGCGCCATCGACTCGGACCTGCTCGAGCTCGCCGGGATCATGGAGTACGAGCAGATCCAGATCTACAACGTCACGGGCGGCGAGCGCTTCACCACCTACGCCATCCGCGCCGAGGCCGGTTCGCGCGTCATCTCGGTGAACGGGGCCGCCGCGCACAAGGCACGGCCGGGCGACCGGGTGATCATCTGCGCCTACGGCGGCATGAGCGAGCAGGAAGCGCGCCTGCACAAGCCGAAGCTGGTCTACCTCGACGAGGACAACCGCGTCACGCGCACCGGCGACACCATCCCCGTCCAGGCCGCCTGA
- the panC gene encoding pantoate--beta-alanine ligase, whose translation MPVVSDGCGLRATLADWRRAGARVAFVPTMGNLHQGHLDLVHAAAAAADRVVVSIFVNPLQFGPGEDFAAYPRTLEDDLARLEGSACSLVFAPPEAVMYPSGRTGTTRVEVPGLADLLCGASRPGHFAGVTTVVAKLFNLVQPDLAAFGQKDYQQLTIVRRMVADLDFPVEILGVPTRREADGLAMSSRNRYLGAAERRVAPALHGALQAAADALRRGERDFVALQQAGMDNIRSAGMSPEYFEVRRQDDLGTPNGNDRNLVVLAASKLGRARLIDNLLVDLD comes from the coding sequence CTGCCGGTCGTCAGCGACGGGTGCGGCCTGCGGGCCACGCTGGCGGACTGGCGGCGCGCCGGCGCGCGGGTTGCATTCGTCCCGACCATGGGCAACCTGCACCAGGGACACCTCGACCTGGTGCATGCGGCGGCAGCAGCAGCGGATCGGGTCGTGGTCAGCATCTTCGTCAATCCGCTGCAGTTCGGTCCGGGCGAAGATTTCGCCGCCTATCCGCGCACCCTGGAGGACGACCTGGCCCGGCTGGAAGGCTCGGCTTGCAGCCTGGTGTTCGCGCCCCCCGAGGCGGTGATGTATCCCTCAGGCCGCACGGGCACGACGCGCGTGGAAGTGCCGGGGCTGGCGGACCTTCTTTGCGGCGCCAGCCGGCCGGGGCATTTCGCCGGGGTGACGACGGTGGTGGCGAAGCTGTTCAACCTGGTGCAGCCGGACCTGGCCGCATTCGGGCAGAAGGATTACCAGCAGCTGACCATCGTGCGTCGCATGGTGGCGGACCTGGACTTTCCCGTGGAGATCCTCGGCGTCCCCACGCGGCGCGAGGCCGACGGGCTCGCCATGAGCTCCCGCAACCGCTACCTCGGCGCCGCGGAGCGCCGCGTGGCACCCGCCCTGCACGGCGCCCTGCAGGCCGCGGCCGACGCGCTGCGGCGGGGAGAACGAGACTTTGTTGCATTACAGCAGGCCGGCATGGACAATATTCGGTCAGCCGGAATGTCCCCGGAGTACTTCGAGGTGCGCCGGCAGGATGATCTCGGGACGCCGAACGGCAACGACAGGAACCTCGTCGTGCTGGCGGCGTCCAAGCTGGGGCGGGCACGGTTGATCGACAACCTGCTCGTCGACCTGGATTAG
- the panB gene encoding 3-methyl-2-oxobutanoate hydroxymethyltransferase, with protein sequence MTMYSHLQDRARAEKPVTLDTLRHMKAEGEKIACLTAYDASFAAAVDAAGTDLVLVGDSLGMVVQGHDTTVPVTMDDMVYHTRCVTRGLRRGFLVADMPFGSYSLPEPAFANAVRLMQEGGAAMVKLEGGELQVRTVEFLASRDIPVCAHIGLTPQSIHKLGGFKVQGREQAAAEQMVKDAHALQEAGADIVLLECVPSVLGQAIAAALRVPVIGIGAGPAVDGQILVLYDILSVTPGRKPRFARDFLAGADGLQDALARYVAAVKDGSYPAPEHCFS encoded by the coding sequence ATGACCATGTACAGCCACCTGCAGGACCGCGCGCGCGCCGAGAAACCGGTGACGCTCGACACCCTGCGGCACATGAAAGCGGAAGGCGAGAAAATCGCCTGTCTCACCGCCTACGACGCCAGCTTCGCCGCTGCGGTGGACGCCGCAGGCACCGACCTCGTGCTGGTGGGCGATTCGCTCGGGATGGTCGTGCAGGGTCACGACACGACGGTCCCGGTGACCATGGACGACATGGTCTACCACACCCGTTGCGTGACGCGCGGACTGCGGCGCGGCTTCCTGGTGGCGGACATGCCTTTCGGCAGTTACAGCCTGCCGGAGCCTGCCTTTGCCAACGCCGTGCGGCTGATGCAGGAGGGCGGCGCCGCCATGGTCAAGCTGGAGGGTGGCGAACTGCAGGTCCGCACGGTCGAGTTCCTCGCCTCGCGCGACATCCCCGTGTGCGCCCACATCGGCCTGACGCCGCAGTCGATCCACAAGCTCGGCGGCTTCAAGGTGCAGGGGAGAGAGCAGGCGGCGGCCGAGCAGATGGTGAAGGATGCGCATGCGCTGCAGGAAGCGGGCGCGGACATCGTGCTGCTGGAGTGCGTGCCCTCCGTGCTGGGCCAGGCCATCGCTGCGGCGTTGCGCGTCCCGGTCATCGGCATCGGGGCGGGTCCGGCCGTAGACGGCCAGATCCTGGTGCTCTACGACATTCTCTCCGTGACGCCCGGCAGGAAGCCGCGTTTCGCCAGGGATTTCCTTGCCGGCGCGGACGGGCTGCAGGACGCGCTGGCACGTTACGTCGCCGCGGTGAAGGACGGCAGCTACCCGGCGCCGGAGCACTGCTTCTCGTGA
- a CDS encoding deoxynucleoside kinase, translating into MPRQLRYLAIEGPIGVGKTSLARRLAETLQFDLVLEQAEENPFLERFYRDPAANALPTQLHFLFQRARQAQEMRQADLFAGGRVADFLLEKDRIFARLTLPDEEYRLYEQVYQGLALDAPTPDLVVYLQAPVEVLVDRVQRRGIAYEQQVRPDYLRRLSEAYMDFFHRYDAGPLLIVNAATIDPVRREADYQDLLQRIRAMEGGRQYYNPTPFGVAG; encoded by the coding sequence ATGCCGCGGCAACTGCGCTACCTGGCCATCGAGGGCCCCATCGGTGTCGGCAAGACTTCGCTGGCGCGCCGCCTGGCCGAGACGCTGCAGTTCGACCTGGTGCTCGAGCAGGCGGAGGAGAACCCTTTTCTCGAGCGCTTTTATCGCGATCCCGCGGCGAACGCCCTGCCGACGCAGCTGCATTTCCTGTTCCAGCGCGCGCGCCAGGCACAGGAGATGCGCCAGGCCGACCTGTTTGCGGGCGGGCGCGTGGCCGATTTCCTGCTCGAGAAGGACCGCATCTTCGCGCGGCTGACGTTGCCCGACGAGGAATACCGTCTCTACGAGCAGGTGTACCAGGGGCTGGCCCTGGATGCGCCGACGCCCGATCTCGTGGTCTACCTGCAGGCGCCGGTGGAGGTGCTGGTGGACCGCGTGCAGCGCCGCGGCATCGCCTATGAGCAGCAGGTCCGCCCGGATTACCTGCGCCGGCTGTCGGAGGCCTACATGGATTTCTTCCATCGCTACGATGCCGGGCCGCTGCTGATCGTGAACGCCGCGACCATCGACCCGGTGCGGCGCGAGGCGGACTACCAGGACCTGCTGCAGCGGATCCGCGCCATGGAAGGGGGTCGCCAGTACTACAACCCGACGCCCTTCGGCGTCGCCGGCTGA
- the folK gene encoding 2-amino-4-hydroxy-6-hydroxymethyldihydropteridine diphosphokinase — translation MPAYVGLGSNLDDPAAQLAMALEALAALPDTRLVALSGRYHNPPMGPQDQPDYLNAVAGLLTRLPAEALLAALQGIEDAQGRRREGPRWGPRTVDLDLLAYGNTRIESDALTLPHPGICSRPFVLVPLAEVAPGLHLPDGQSVAALAAAADATGLRREEP, via the coding sequence ATGCCTGCCTACGTCGGCCTGGGCAGCAATCTGGACGACCCTGCGGCGCAGCTGGCCATGGCCCTGGAGGCACTCGCGGCACTGCCGGATACACGGCTGGTCGCGTTGTCCGGCCGCTATCACAACCCGCCCATGGGGCCGCAGGACCAGCCCGATTACCTGAACGCCGTGGCGGGGCTGCTGACGCGCCTGCCGGCGGAGGCGCTGCTGGCAGCGCTGCAGGGCATCGAGGATGCACAGGGGCGCCGCCGCGAGGGTCCACGCTGGGGGCCGCGCACCGTGGACCTGGACCTGCTCGCGTACGGCAACACGCGGATCGAATCCGATGCGCTCACCCTGCCGCACCCCGGGATCTGCAGCCGTCCCTTCGTGCTGGTGCCGCTGGCCGAGGTGGCGCCGGGCCTGCATCTCCCGGACGGGCAGAGCGTGGCCGCACTGGCGGCGGCGGCAGACGCCACGGGCCTGCGCCGGGAGGAGCCCTGA
- the pcnB gene encoding polynucleotide adenylyltransferase PcnB, with amino-acid sequence MGTPPRVIPRPEHNISRSNISRNALKVMYRLREAGYQAFLVGGGVRDLLLGREPKDFDIATDAHPEDVRRLFRNCRLIGRRFRLAHVYFGRDIVEVATFRASGDEGEAGADEALVVLDDEGRILRDNRYGSIDDDIWRRDFTANALYYNIEDFSIWDYAGGVDDIRAGVLRLIGDPEARYREDPVRLLRAVRFAAKLGFRVDPESERPLRELAGLLDSVPPARLFEEVLKLFLGGHGVASYELLRHYGHFAQLFPATDRLLDSEEGDPYRALLLAALKNTDQRVAEDEPVTPVFLFAVLLWGPVRLRAAALEAAGEPPIQAMLLAADEVADGQQGRVAVPRRITTPMKELMVMQLRLQRTRGRRVLGMLGQGRFRAAYDFLCLRAQVGDADPALAEFWTGLQAMDENARVAAVDSAARREAGATPTAEPADDGAEPASRPRRRRRRPRKRKPTGGAG; translated from the coding sequence ATGGGCACGCCCCCTCGGGTGATACCCCGGCCGGAACACAACATCTCCAGGTCGAATATCTCGCGCAACGCGCTGAAGGTGATGTATCGCCTGCGCGAGGCCGGATACCAGGCGTTCCTCGTCGGCGGCGGGGTGCGCGACCTGCTGCTCGGGCGCGAGCCGAAGGACTTCGACATCGCCACCGACGCCCACCCGGAGGACGTGCGGCGGCTGTTCCGTAACTGCCGCCTCATCGGTCGGCGCTTTCGGCTCGCCCACGTCTACTTCGGTCGCGACATCGTCGAGGTCGCGACCTTCCGTGCCTCCGGCGACGAGGGCGAAGCGGGGGCGGACGAGGCGCTGGTGGTGCTGGACGATGAAGGCCGCATCCTGCGCGACAATCGCTACGGCAGCATCGACGACGACATCTGGCGCCGTGATTTCACGGCCAATGCGCTGTACTACAACATCGAAGACTTCTCGATCTGGGACTACGCCGGCGGCGTGGACGACATCCGGGCCGGCGTGCTGCGCCTCATCGGCGACCCCGAAGCGCGCTACCGCGAAGATCCCGTGCGACTGCTGCGCGCGGTGCGTTTCGCCGCGAAGCTTGGTTTTCGCGTCGATCCGGAGAGCGAACGGCCGCTGCGCGAACTTGCGGGGCTGCTCGATTCGGTGCCGCCCGCGCGGCTGTTTGAGGAAGTGCTGAAACTGTTCCTGGGTGGGCATGGCGTAGCCTCCTATGAGCTGTTGCGGCACTACGGCCATTTCGCCCAGCTGTTCCCGGCCACGGACCGGCTGCTCGACAGCGAGGAAGGCGACCCGTATCGCGCCCTGCTGCTTGCAGCGCTGAAGAACACCGACCAGCGGGTGGCGGAAGACGAGCCGGTCACGCCGGTCTTTCTGTTCGCCGTGCTGCTCTGGGGACCGGTGCGACTGCGCGCCGCCGCGCTCGAGGCAGCGGGCGAGCCACCCATACAGGCGATGTTGCTCGCCGCGGACGAGGTCGCGGACGGCCAGCAGGGCCGCGTGGCCGTGCCGCGCCGGATCACCACGCCCATGAAGGAGCTGATGGTGATGCAACTGCGGCTGCAGCGGACCCGCGGCCGCCGGGTGCTCGGCATGCTGGGGCAGGGACGTTTCCGCGCCGCTTACGATTTCCTCTGCCTGCGCGCGCAGGTGGGCGACGCGGACCCGGCGCTGGCCGAATTCTGGACCGGGCTGCAGGCGATGGACGAGAACGCCCGTGTCGCCGCGGTGGATTCCGCTGCCCGGCGCGAGGCCGGCGCCACCCCGACGGCCGAGCCGGCCGACGATGGAGCTGAGCCCGCCTCCAGGCCGCGTCGACGCCGCCGGCGGCCGCGCAAGCGCAAGCCCACGGGCGGCGCCGGCTGA
- a CDS encoding NAD(P)H-binding protein — protein MSHAPVALLAGATGAVGSRLLARLLERPGLAQVVVVARSPAPLRHARLRWVHAELDNQAQALAGLQADAAFCCLGTTMRQAGSRAAFRAVDLHGVAAFAAAAHAAGASFFGLVSAAGADPRARNFYLRTKGEAEARVAALAFPSLAIMQPGLLRGARREFRLGERVGQVVAPLADRILLGPLARYRSVPVEIVARALDAAGQDPAPGTRRFDAAAMETLAHER, from the coding sequence ATGAGCCATGCCCCAGTTGCCCTTCTCGCAGGCGCCACCGGCGCCGTCGGCAGTCGCCTGCTGGCACGCCTGCTCGAACGCCCCGGTCTTGCCCAGGTCGTAGTGGTCGCGCGCAGTCCGGCGCCGTTGCGGCACGCCCGCTTGCGCTGGGTGCATGCCGAGCTGGACAACCAGGCGCAGGCCCTGGCGGGCCTGCAGGCCGATGCGGCTTTTTGCTGCCTGGGCACCACCATGAGGCAGGCCGGCAGCAGGGCCGCCTTCCGCGCCGTGGACCTGCACGGCGTGGCCGCGTTCGCCGCTGCGGCGCACGCCGCCGGCGCAAGCTTCTTCGGCCTCGTCTCTGCGGCCGGCGCCGACCCGAGGGCACGCAATTTCTACCTGCGTACCAAGGGCGAGGCGGAGGCGCGCGTCGCGGCCCTGGCTTTCCCCAGCCTCGCCATCATGCAGCCGGGCCTCCTGCGCGGCGCGCGGCGCGAGTTCCGTCTCGGCGAGCGCGTCGGCCAGGTCGTCGCGCCCCTGGCCGACCGCATCTTGCTGGGCCCGCTGGCACGCTATCGCAGCGTGCCGGTCGAGATCGTCGCGCGCGCCCTGGACGCTGCCGGGCAGGACCCTGCGCCCGGCACGCGCCGCTTCGACGCGGCCGCAATGGAGACGCTCGCCCATGAACGCTGA
- a CDS encoding RDD family protein, whose translation MNAELSQAPPGLPRRLMAMLYDGLVLCALLMVAGATWVALHRAAAPPGDWAFRAYLLAVCAVFYAGFWTRGETLGLRAWKLRIEGPNGRPPGWGRALLRFAAAILSWLPAGLGFLWVLVDRDRLAWHDRLSGTRLVLRTD comes from the coding sequence ATGAACGCTGAGCTGTCGCAAGCGCCCCCGGGCCTGCCGCGCCGGCTCATGGCCATGCTCTACGACGGACTGGTGCTGTGTGCGCTGCTCATGGTCGCAGGCGCCACCTGGGTCGCCCTGCATCGCGCCGCCGCGCCGCCCGGCGACTGGGCCTTCCGCGCCTACCTGCTGGCGGTCTGCGCAGTGTTCTATGCCGGCTTCTGGACCCGCGGCGAGACGCTGGGCCTGCGCGCCTGGAAGCTGCGGATCGAGGGTCCGAACGGGCGCCCCCCGGGATGGGGGCGCGCCCTGCTCCGCTTTGCCGCAGCCATCCTGTCTTGGTTGCCCGCCGGGCTGGGTTTCCTGTGGGTCCTGGTGGACCGGGACCGTCTCGCCTGGCATGACCGGCTGTCGGGCACGCGCCTGGTCCTGCGTACTGACTAG
- the lptG gene encoding LPS export ABC transporter permease LptG has product MNILDRYMALAAGRATLLVLVVLLALIGFIGLTGELQDVGKGTFQAVDAFVVVIAHLPRNAFDVFPIAALLGGMMGLGALAKHSELVALRAAGVGLRRLAYSMLLAGAVFAGAAGAVGELVMPGAERFADAYSDELKRDRDSLSGLSGSWLRDGERIFNILQLESLERLGGVYVYRFDEGGRLESVALARRAQVGADRQWTLEDVAVTRIGATILTEQLDTLVLETGIDPGVMSVSVIDTNSMSIPMLREYIRYLEANDLQAGRYEMALWQRVANVAAVPAMLLLALPFVFGPLRSGGNSARFVVGFLVGIVYILGKGALADGAQVYGAPIWLTAWLPVAAIFLAAMFGLSRVR; this is encoded by the coding sequence ATGAACATCCTCGACCGCTATATGGCGTTGGCGGCGGGCCGGGCCACGCTGCTCGTGCTCGTCGTGTTGCTCGCGCTGATCGGCTTCATCGGCCTGACCGGCGAGCTGCAGGACGTGGGCAAGGGCACTTTCCAGGCGGTGGACGCCTTCGTCGTCGTCATCGCACACCTGCCGCGCAATGCTTTCGACGTGTTCCCCATCGCCGCCTTGCTGGGCGGGATGATGGGCCTCGGCGCGCTGGCCAAGCACAGCGAGCTGGTGGCGCTGCGTGCCGCCGGGGTCGGGCTGCGCCGCCTGGCCTATTCCATGCTCCTGGCCGGCGCCGTATTCGCCGGCGCGGCCGGCGCGGTCGGGGAGCTGGTGATGCCCGGCGCGGAGCGTTTTGCCGACGCCTACTCGGACGAGCTGAAGCGCGACCGCGACAGCCTCTCCGGCCTGTCTGGCAGCTGGCTGCGCGATGGCGAGCGCATCTTCAACATCCTCCAGCTGGAGAGCCTGGAGCGGCTCGGCGGCGTCTATGTCTATCGCTTTGACGAGGGCGGCCGCCTCGAGTCGGTTGCGCTCGCCCGCCGCGCCCAGGTCGGCGCTGATCGCCAGTGGACGCTGGAAGATGTCGCGGTGACGCGCATCGGGGCGACCATCCTGACCGAGCAGCTGGACACGCTGGTGCTCGAGACCGGCATCGATCCCGGCGTGATGTCGGTCTCCGTCATCGACACCAACAGCATGAGCATACCGATGTTGCGCGAGTACATCCGTTATCTCGAGGCCAACGACCTGCAGGCGGGCCGCTACGAGATGGCGCTGTGGCAGCGCGTCGCCAACGTGGCCGCGGTGCCCGCCATGCTGTTGCTGGCGCTGCCCTTCGTGTTCGGCCCGTTGCGCTCAGGCGGAAACAGCGCGCGCTTTGTCGTCGGCTTCCTGGTCGGTATCGTCTACATCCTGGGCAAGGGCGCGCTGGCCGACGGCGCGCAGGTGTATGGGGCGCCGATCTGGCTGACGGCGTGGTTGCCGGTGGCGGCAATCTTCCTGGCCGCGATGTTCGGCCTGTCACGGGTGCGCTGA